In Terriglobia bacterium, a single genomic region encodes these proteins:
- a CDS encoding iron-sulfur cluster assembly accessory protein has product MATTTTPSTGTPSTGTKFPVSLTPSAVAKVKEIMAQQSPVPAGLRIGVVGGGCSGFSYSMSFENSAGMMDKTFEIDGVKVFVDATSAMYLNGCNVDYVETLEGAGFKFENPNVKSTCGCGSSFSV; this is encoded by the coding sequence ATGGCAACCACCACCACCCCGAGCACCGGAACCCCGTCCACCGGTACCAAGTTCCCCGTATCCCTGACCCCGAGCGCTGTCGCCAAGGTAAAAGAGATCATGGCGCAGCAGAGCCCGGTTCCCGCAGGTCTGCGCATCGGCGTGGTCGGCGGCGGCTGCTCCGGCTTCTCCTACTCCATGTCCTTCGAGAACTCCGCCGGCATGATGGACAAGACCTTCGAGATCGACGGCGTGAAGGTGTTCGTGGACGCCACCAGCGCCATGTACCTGAACGGCTGCAACGTGGATTACGTCGAGACCCTGGAAGGCGCGGGCTTCAAGTTCGAGAACCCCAACGTCAAGAGCACCTGCGGCTGCGGCTCCTCCTTCAGCGTCTAA
- the dapA gene encoding 4-hydroxy-tetrahydrodipicolinate synthase → MNLRGCGTAIVTPFRPDGAVDEPALRSLVAWQVESKIDFLVPCGTTGETPTLSHDEWLRVIEVTIEVAEGRVPIVAGATSNVTRDAVEKAKEVARMRGVDAILTASPYYNKPTQEGQYQHFKAIAEAVEKPLVLYNVPGRTGANLEPATLGRLAQLRNIVAVKEASGNMSQIADVFNAVPDNFLVFSGDDAVTLPVISLGGVGIISVCSNEIPREMAEMTRAALAGDWDKARKLHRRYLPLMQANFLESNPMPVKAVLAMMGRIGENYRLPLVPVKKETKAKLEKIAAELGLLAGVGAAR, encoded by the coding sequence ATGAACTTGCGCGGTTGTGGTACAGCTATCGTTACTCCCTTCCGGCCGGACGGCGCCGTGGACGAGCCAGCCCTGCGCTCTCTGGTCGCCTGGCAAGTCGAGTCCAAGATCGACTTCCTGGTGCCTTGCGGAACGACCGGCGAGACGCCGACGCTTTCCCATGACGAGTGGCTGCGCGTGATCGAGGTCACGATCGAGGTAGCCGAGGGGCGCGTGCCGATCGTCGCCGGCGCCACCTCCAACGTGACGCGCGACGCGGTGGAGAAAGCGAAAGAGGTTGCCCGGATGCGCGGCGTGGACGCCATCCTCACGGCTTCGCCCTACTACAACAAGCCTACCCAGGAAGGCCAGTACCAGCACTTCAAGGCCATCGCCGAAGCCGTCGAGAAACCGCTGGTGCTGTACAACGTGCCCGGCCGGACAGGAGCGAACCTGGAGCCGGCAACTCTGGGGCGGCTGGCGCAACTGCGTAACATCGTCGCGGTGAAGGAAGCCAGCGGCAACATGTCGCAGATCGCCGATGTGTTCAACGCCGTTCCCGACAACTTCCTGGTTTTCTCCGGCGACGACGCGGTCACGCTGCCGGTGATCTCGCTGGGGGGCGTGGGCATCATCTCCGTCTGCTCGAACGAGATCCCGCGCGAGATGGCGGAAATGACGCGCGCGGCCCTGGCCGGCGATTGGGACAAAGCGCGCAAACTGCACCGCCGCTACCTGCCGTTGATGCAGGCCAACTTCCTGGAATCGAACCCCATGCCGGTGAAGGCGGTGCTGGCCATGATGGGCCGCATCGGCGAGAACTACCGCCTGCCATTGGTCCCGGTCAAGAAAGAGACCAAGGCGAAGCTGGAGAAAATCGCCGCGGAATTGGGCTTGCTGGCGGGAGTCGGCGCAGCGCGCTAG
- a CDS encoding DNA translocase FtsK, with the protein MKFFTRLFTPTGNRRLNELIGFLLFVSAILLFLALASYSPLDRSINTAAPTPTSSPARNWIGLFGAVTSDLLLQGFGIGIFLLPVMLGMLGARWFKSRTVSSPGAKFAGALALLIFVPGMLALLPWHWRWVHAVPIEGLLGRIVGDALIHYFNLTGAYIVCAAIIAVALYLSTAFSFGAMRIWLETRFAFAAWDRFQDWRMLRAKAKVQQELERRRTAKTKPLVTTQLVTAKRPLEEKREKTGIEKVMEASVPTPAAAPLSAPAPFPASATAAGDAPGIGMRADVSLKNKTVLPRVSGGYKLPSSSLLHRPEGQQSIDEEELRNLAQVLTEKCAEFDVRGTVTHINPGPVVTTYEYKPEAGIKYSRITSLCDDLCLGLRAESILIERMPGKSTVGIQVPNRERETIWLREVIEAQEFAGSKSKLTLSMGKDINGRIVTADLASMPHLLIAGSTGSGKSVAINAFIMSMLYKATPDQVRLILVDPKRLELGVYEGVPHLFTPIITEPKVAAVALRNAVREMEKRLKLLAEKGVRNIDQYNRLFEGETPSLFEQADGDHHPLPYIIIIIDELADLMMLDGHNVEESITRLAQMARAVGIHLVLATQRPSVDVITGLIKANFPARISFRVATKVDSRTILDANGSESLLGRGDMLYLPSGSARVHRLHAPLVTEKEIAAVVEFWRQQGTAQYEQKFLEAPKDENGKAEAGSPGAGEGGDEENDELYEDAVRLVLEFGKASTSLLQRRLRIGYGRAAHLIDLMERDGIVGAADGPKPREVLKRPDWLSEVEQSLR; encoded by the coding sequence ATGAAGTTCTTTACTCGGCTATTCACGCCCACCGGCAACCGGCGGCTCAATGAGCTGATCGGGTTTCTGCTGTTCGTCTCCGCGATCCTCCTTTTCCTCGCGCTCGCGTCCTATTCTCCGCTCGACCGCTCCATAAACACGGCTGCGCCTACGCCCACGTCAAGCCCGGCGCGCAATTGGATCGGCCTGTTCGGCGCCGTCACCAGCGACCTGCTGCTGCAAGGCTTCGGCATCGGGATCTTCCTGCTGCCGGTGATGCTGGGCATGCTGGGAGCGCGTTGGTTCAAGTCGCGCACGGTGAGCTCACCCGGAGCGAAGTTTGCCGGCGCGCTGGCCCTGCTGATCTTTGTGCCCGGAATGCTGGCGCTTCTGCCCTGGCACTGGCGCTGGGTGCACGCGGTGCCCATCGAGGGCCTGCTGGGACGCATCGTCGGCGATGCCCTCATCCACTACTTCAACCTGACCGGGGCATACATCGTCTGCGCGGCCATCATCGCGGTCGCGCTCTACCTCTCCACCGCCTTCAGCTTCGGCGCGATGCGCATCTGGCTGGAGACGCGCTTCGCCTTCGCCGCCTGGGACCGCTTCCAGGATTGGCGCATGCTGCGCGCCAAGGCCAAGGTCCAGCAGGAGCTGGAACGGCGCCGTACTGCCAAGACCAAGCCGCTGGTCACCACCCAACTGGTCACCGCCAAGAGGCCGCTCGAAGAGAAGAGGGAGAAGACCGGAATCGAGAAGGTCATGGAGGCGTCGGTGCCGACTCCGGCCGCCGCGCCTCTGTCCGCGCCCGCGCCTTTCCCGGCATCGGCAACTGCTGCCGGCGACGCCCCCGGCATCGGCATGCGCGCCGACGTCTCGCTGAAGAACAAAACCGTGCTGCCGCGCGTTTCCGGCGGCTACAAGCTGCCTTCCAGTTCCCTGCTGCATCGTCCCGAGGGGCAGCAGTCCATCGACGAGGAGGAGCTGCGCAACCTGGCGCAGGTCCTGACCGAGAAGTGCGCCGAATTCGACGTGCGCGGGACAGTGACGCACATCAATCCCGGCCCGGTCGTGACCACCTACGAGTACAAGCCCGAGGCCGGGATCAAGTACTCGCGGATCACCAGCCTGTGCGACGACCTCTGCCTCGGCCTGCGCGCCGAGAGCATCCTCATCGAGCGCATGCCGGGCAAGTCCACGGTCGGCATCCAAGTGCCGAACCGCGAGCGCGAGACCATCTGGCTGCGCGAGGTCATCGAGGCGCAGGAATTCGCCGGCTCGAAATCCAAGCTGACGCTCTCCATGGGCAAGGACATCAACGGCCGCATCGTCACCGCCGACCTGGCCTCCATGCCGCACTTGCTGATCGCCGGCTCGACAGGATCGGGCAAGAGCGTGGCCATCAACGCCTTCATCATGTCCATGCTGTACAAGGCGACACCCGACCAGGTGCGCCTGATCCTGGTGGACCCGAAGCGCCTGGAGCTGGGCGTGTACGAAGGCGTGCCGCACCTGTTCACGCCCATCATTACGGAGCCCAAGGTAGCCGCTGTCGCCCTGCGCAATGCGGTGCGGGAGATGGAAAAGCGACTGAAGCTGCTGGCGGAAAAGGGCGTGCGCAACATCGATCAGTACAACAGATTATTCGAAGGCGAGACCCCGAGCCTGTTCGAGCAGGCGGACGGCGATCACCACCCGCTGCCGTACATCATCATCATCATCGACGAGTTGGCGGATCTCATGATGCTCGACGGGCACAACGTCGAGGAATCCATCACGCGCCTGGCGCAGATGGCGCGCGCCGTCGGCATCCACCTCGTGCTGGCGACGCAGCGCCCGTCGGTGGACGTCATCACCGGCCTCATCAAAGCTAACTTCCCCGCGCGTATCTCCTTCCGCGTAGCGACTAAGGTGGACTCGCGCACCATCCTGGACGCCAACGGCTCCGAATCGCTGCTCGGCCGCGGCGATATGCTCTACCTGCCCTCGGGCTCGGCGCGCGTGCACCGCTTGCATGCCCCGCTCGTCACCGAGAAGGAGATCGCGGCGGTGGTCGAGTTCTGGCGCCAGCAGGGCACCGCGCAGTACGAGCAGAAATTCCTCGAAGCTCCCAAGGACGAGAACGGCAAGGCGGAGGCGGGCTCACCCGGCGCCGGAGAAGGCGGCGACGAAGAGAACGACGAGCTTTACGAAGATGCCGTGCGCCTGGTGCTGGAGTTCGGCAAGGCTTCGACTTCCCTGCTGCAGCGGCGCCTGCGCATCGGCTACGGCCGCGCCGCCCACCTCATCGACCTGATGGAGCGGGACGGCATCGTGGGCGCCGCTGACGGCCCCAAGCCCCGCGAAGTCCTCAAGCGCCCCGACTGGCTGAGCGAAGTGGAACAATCCCTCAGATAA
- a CDS encoding EcsC family protein, translating to MARSLVAKSGTLKRMSSPGWLSRRFESVIRGSLTRAYETVRVDPAHFLFQLQGAHGLPISTFRGMATLPIETVDEVAEHTIRAGMKIAAVEGAGLGLGGILTVVPDMGILAAITLRTVQKLSLIYGFEFNTDDEVAELWVAMASAAGVDISRELVEKEIVNRFVPRVIRRIATQASAEFVEKWTGRLIPLLSAAIGAGLNYYFVRVWGQRARAHFRQKHMRLRQQVLSPAEPLQLPAN from the coding sequence ATGGCCCGATCGCTCGTTGCGAAAAGCGGTACACTGAAGCGGATGTCGTCCCCAGGGTGGCTTTCCCGGCGCTTCGAAAGCGTGATCCGCGGCAGCCTGACGCGCGCATACGAGACCGTGCGCGTGGATCCGGCGCATTTCCTGTTCCAACTCCAGGGAGCGCATGGGCTCCCCATTTCCACGTTTCGCGGCATGGCGACGCTTCCCATCGAGACCGTGGATGAGGTCGCCGAGCACACCATTCGCGCCGGCATGAAGATCGCGGCGGTGGAGGGCGCGGGCCTGGGTCTGGGCGGGATCCTCACCGTCGTCCCCGACATGGGGATCCTGGCCGCTATCACGCTGCGCACGGTGCAGAAGCTGAGCTTGATCTACGGCTTCGAATTCAACACCGATGACGAAGTCGCCGAGCTGTGGGTGGCCATGGCGAGCGCCGCCGGGGTGGACATCAGCCGGGAACTGGTCGAAAAGGAGATCGTCAACCGCTTCGTGCCGCGAGTGATCCGGCGCATCGCGACGCAAGCCAGCGCTGAGTTTGTGGAGAAGTGGACGGGGCGGCTTATCCCGCTGCTGAGCGCCGCCATCGGCGCCGGCCTCAACTATTACTTCGTGCGCGTTTGGGGGCAACGCGCCCGGGCGCATTTCCGCCAGAAGCACATGCGCCTGCGCCAGCAGGTGCTCTCCCCCGCCGAACCACTCCAGCTGCCGGCAAACTAA
- a CDS encoding DNA adenine methylase, with amino-acid sequence MLPRLIPYWLGGHTRYFEPFAGSAALFFALAPERALLSDVNRELIDALTAIRDEPDAVFDTASAYITGKAHYYRLRNVDSRCLDTIGRAARFVYLNRYCFNGIYRTNGAGKFNVPFAPTGTGGLPDRTRFRSAARLLGRAGGWPHV; translated from the coding sequence TTGCTCCCACGCCTGATTCCGTACTGGCTCGGCGGTCACACTCGATATTTCGAACCATTCGCCGGCTCGGCGGCTCTGTTCTTCGCCCTCGCTCCTGAACGCGCTCTCCTTAGCGATGTAAACCGGGAACTGATCGACGCGCTTACCGCTATTCGTGATGAGCCCGATGCGGTCTTCGACACGGCATCGGCGTACATAACCGGCAAAGCTCACTACTACCGGCTCAGAAATGTCGATTCCCGGTGCTTGGACACGATCGGTCGAGCTGCCCGTTTCGTGTATCTCAATCGCTATTGCTTCAACGGAATTTATCGCACGAACGGCGCCGGAAAGTTTAACGTTCCATTTGCGCCAACCGGTACAGGTGGATTACCCGACCGCACGAGGTTCAGGTCGGCCGCTCGCCTTCTTGGCCGCGCAGGCGGGTGGCCCCACGTATGA
- a CDS encoding threonine/serine dehydratase → MVTLEEIKQAQQRIKGVALHTPLIPCPHGDADRQLYFKPENLQPIGAFKIRGAYNKIASLPEQERRRGVITYSSGNHAQGVAYAARAVGIKAVVVMPANTPKTKVEATRTLGAEIVFVGPASSERQAKAEELAALHGYAIIPPYNDEQIIAGQGTAGLEILEDLPDVECVLSPVSGGGLLSGIATAIKLSRPEVKVIGCEPELSADAQESLRTGHLVTWSAEKTTRTICDGLRTQSLGAINFEHVRRYVDDIITVSEDEIREAMRRLALSAHLVAEPSGAVTFAAFLFRAQELPRVRRTVAVISGGNVEPELLADVLKGAAVPAHR, encoded by the coding sequence ATGGTCACACTCGAGGAAATCAAGCAGGCGCAACAGCGGATCAAGGGCGTCGCTCTACACACGCCGCTGATCCCCTGCCCGCACGGCGATGCGGACCGCCAGCTCTACTTCAAGCCCGAAAACCTCCAGCCCATCGGGGCCTTCAAGATCCGCGGCGCCTACAACAAGATCGCTTCTTTGCCCGAGCAGGAGCGCCGGCGCGGCGTCATCACCTACTCCAGCGGCAATCACGCGCAGGGCGTGGCTTACGCAGCGCGCGCCGTGGGTATCAAGGCCGTCGTCGTGATGCCCGCCAACACGCCGAAAACCAAGGTCGAAGCCACCAGGACTCTTGGCGCCGAGATCGTCTTCGTCGGCCCGGCGAGTTCCGAGCGCCAAGCGAAAGCGGAGGAGCTCGCCGCACTGCACGGCTACGCCATCATTCCGCCTTACAACGACGAGCAGATCATCGCCGGCCAGGGCACCGCGGGTCTCGAGATCCTGGAAGACCTCCCCGACGTCGAATGCGTCCTCTCTCCTGTCAGCGGAGGCGGGCTGCTCAGCGGCATCGCCACGGCGATCAAGCTCAGCCGACCGGAAGTAAAAGTCATCGGTTGCGAGCCCGAGCTCTCGGCAGACGCCCAGGAGAGTCTGCGCACCGGCCACCTCGTCACCTGGTCTGCGGAGAAGACCACGCGCACCATTTGCGACGGACTGCGCACGCAGAGCCTGGGCGCCATAAATTTCGAGCACGTGCGCCGCTACGTGGACGACATCATCACCGTGAGCGAGGACGAGATCCGCGAGGCCATGCGCCGCCTCGCGCTCAGCGCCCACCTGGTAGCGGAACCCAGCGGCGCGGTGACCTTCGCGGCCTTTCTCTTCCGCGCGCAAGAGCTCCCGAGGGTGCGCCGCACAGTGGCCGTGATCAGCGGCGGCAACGTGGAGCCCGAACTGCTCGCCGACGTGCTGAAGGGAGCCGCCGTCCCGGCGCACCGCTGA
- a CDS encoding cation:dicarboxylase symporter family transporter: MKARTLSIALALVSVAAVASLAHFPAPVLTTTRWLAIAGLFAYAVFRRSLTTWIFVAMIAGAEVGYDLPQYSEALKVVGQIFLRLIRVIIAPLLFGTLVSGIAAHSDLKKVGRMGIKAIVYFELVTTVALVIGLAAINISKAGVGARLPATAGSSELPQTKLTAAETILHVFPENIAKSVADNQVLQVVVFSILFGIALAMVSEAKRKPMLAFTESLSEVMFKFTNIVMLFAPFGIFGAIAYTVGHTGIGILANLAKLLATLYVSLVVFLGGVLLPIALLARIPVRRFVRAVTEPASIAFATSSSEAALPRAMEAMEAFGVPRPIVAFVMPTGYSFNLDGSTLYLSLASIFVAQAAGIHLSIGQQIVLMLTLMLTSKGVAGVSRAAIVVLLATASSFGLPSEPIFVLLGIDPIMDMARTAVNVIGNCLATAVIARWEGEFGEAQPSPAVLQGAAQ, translated from the coding sequence ATGAAAGCGCGCACTCTCTCGATCGCGCTCGCGCTGGTTTCCGTCGCCGCCGTGGCCAGCCTCGCCCACTTCCCGGCCCCGGTCCTGACCACAACGCGCTGGCTGGCCATCGCCGGGCTCTTCGCGTATGCGGTCTTCCGACGCTCGCTCACCACCTGGATCTTCGTCGCCATGATCGCCGGCGCCGAGGTGGGCTACGATCTGCCGCAGTACTCGGAGGCGCTGAAGGTCGTGGGGCAGATCTTTCTCCGGCTGATCCGCGTGATCATCGCGCCGTTGCTCTTCGGGACGCTGGTGAGCGGCATCGCCGCCCATTCCGACCTGAAGAAGGTCGGGCGCATGGGCATCAAGGCGATCGTTTACTTCGAGCTGGTGACGACGGTCGCGCTGGTCATCGGCCTGGCGGCCATCAACATCAGCAAGGCGGGCGTAGGAGCCCGACTTCCCGCGACCGCCGGCAGCAGCGAATTACCTCAGACCAAGCTGACCGCCGCCGAGACGATCCTCCACGTATTTCCCGAGAACATCGCCAAGTCCGTTGCCGACAACCAGGTATTGCAGGTCGTCGTATTCTCGATCCTGTTCGGGATCGCGCTGGCCATGGTGAGCGAGGCCAAGCGCAAACCGATGCTGGCGTTCACCGAGAGCCTGTCGGAAGTCATGTTCAAGTTCACGAACATCGTGATGCTGTTCGCGCCCTTCGGGATCTTCGGCGCGATCGCCTACACGGTGGGGCACACGGGCATCGGCATCCTAGCGAATCTGGCCAAGCTGCTGGCCACTCTCTACGTCTCGCTGGTGGTGTTTCTCGGCGGGGTGTTGCTGCCCATCGCGCTGCTGGCGCGCATCCCGGTCCGCCGCTTCGTGCGGGCAGTGACGGAGCCCGCCTCGATCGCCTTCGCCACCTCCAGCTCCGAAGCCGCGCTGCCTCGCGCCATGGAAGCCATGGAGGCCTTCGGCGTGCCGCGTCCGATCGTGGCGTTCGTCATGCCCACCGGCTACAGCTTCAATCTCGACGGCAGCACGCTCTATCTGTCGCTGGCGTCGATCTTCGTGGCCCAGGCGGCGGGTATCCATCTGTCGATCGGACAACAGATCGTGCTCATGCTGACGCTCATGCTGACCAGCAAGGGCGTGGCGGGAGTCTCGCGCGCAGCGATCGTCGTCCTGCTGGCGACTGCCAGCTCCTTCGGCCTGCCCAGTGAGCCGATCTTCGTGCTCCTGGGCATCGATCCCATCATGGACATGGCGCGCACCGCGGTGAACGTGATCGGCAACTGCCTGGCGACCGCCGTCATCGCGCGCTGGGAGGGCGAGTTCGGCGAGGCGCAGCCCTCGCCCGCGGTCCTGCAAGGCGCCGCACAATAA
- a CDS encoding ribonuclease J, which produces MPAGKLHIVPLGGLGEFGMNCMAVRWGDDIIVIDAGLMFPEAELLGVDIVVPDITYLLENRDKVRAIVLTHGHEDHIGALPWILNELNVPIYGTEFTLAYVENKLEEHGLLENAFLEDIRPGDRFTIGPFTINPIQVTHSLVDCVALAIHTPLGVIIHTGDFKVDPTPTDNRLFDLHTFAEYGKAGVLALFQDSTNVERPGYTPSERAVRRKFDEVYLRADRRLFISCFSSSIHRIKVAIEMAVEHGRKVALIGRSMNESAEIAMDLGYLDIPDGTLIHAGQVKDFAPDKVCVLISGTQGEPMSALSRAAVDNHKHAKIERGDTVVLSSRIIPGNEKSIYRMIDHLFRREALVVYEDGTYPPVHVSGHASQEELKLIINLVKPKYFIPIHGEYRQLKRHGELAASMHGAVGNVLLLESGEILEFDELGARKAGKTTVGRVCIDSGSMGDVVEDLVMKDRRALSEDGIVLPIIAINKQTGRVERTPEIVMRGFAAAGAENGFLVEARNVILKTLDESSEEEKGDYGVIKEKIRADLKRYIVKNTQRRPLIMPVILEI; this is translated from the coding sequence ATGCCTGCCGGAAAACTCCATATCGTGCCGCTGGGCGGCCTGGGCGAGTTCGGGATGAACTGCATGGCCGTGCGCTGGGGCGATGACATCATCGTCATCGACGCCGGGCTGATGTTCCCCGAGGCCGAGCTGCTGGGCGTGGACATCGTCGTCCCCGACATCACCTACCTGCTGGAGAACCGGGACAAGGTGCGCGCGATCGTGCTCACCCACGGCCACGAGGACCACATCGGCGCGCTGCCCTGGATCCTCAACGAGCTGAACGTCCCCATCTACGGCACCGAGTTCACGCTGGCCTACGTGGAGAACAAGCTCGAGGAACATGGGCTGCTCGAGAACGCCTTTCTCGAAGACATCCGGCCCGGCGACCGCTTCACCATCGGTCCCTTCACCATCAATCCCATCCAGGTAACGCACAGCCTGGTGGATTGCGTGGCGCTGGCCATCCATACGCCGCTGGGCGTGATCATCCACACGGGCGACTTCAAAGTCGATCCCACTCCCACCGACAACCGCCTGTTCGACCTGCACACCTTCGCGGAATACGGCAAGGCCGGCGTGCTGGCGCTCTTCCAGGATTCCACCAACGTCGAGCGCCCGGGCTACACGCCGAGCGAGCGCGCGGTGCGGCGCAAATTCGACGAAGTGTACCTGCGCGCCGACCGGCGGCTGTTCATCTCCTGTTTCTCGTCCTCCATCCACCGCATCAAGGTGGCCATCGAGATGGCGGTGGAGCACGGGCGGAAAGTGGCGCTGATCGGCCGCTCCATGAATGAATCGGCCGAGATCGCCATGGACCTTGGCTACCTCGATATCCCCGACGGCACCCTGATCCATGCCGGACAGGTCAAGGACTTCGCGCCGGACAAGGTCTGCGTGCTCATCAGCGGCACGCAAGGCGAGCCCATGTCGGCCCTCTCGCGCGCCGCGGTGGACAATCACAAGCACGCCAAGATCGAGCGCGGCGACACGGTCGTGCTCTCTTCGCGCATCATCCCCGGCAACGAGAAAAGCATCTACCGGATGATCGACCACCTCTTCCGCCGCGAGGCGCTGGTGGTGTACGAAGACGGCACCTACCCTCCGGTCCACGTCAGCGGACACGCCAGCCAGGAAGAGCTCAAGCTCATCATCAACCTGGTGAAGCCGAAGTATTTCATCCCCATCCACGGCGAGTACCGGCAACTGAAGCGCCACGGGGAGCTGGCCGCCTCCATGCACGGCGCGGTGGGCAACGTCCTGCTGCTGGAGTCGGGCGAGATCCTGGAATTCGACGAGCTGGGGGCGCGCAAGGCGGGCAAGACGACGGTGGGCCGGGTGTGCATCGATTCCGGCTCCATGGGCGACGTGGTCGAGGACCTGGTCATGAAGGACCGCCGCGCTCTAAGCGAGGACGGCATCGTGTTGCCCATCATCGCCATCAACAAGCAGACCGGCAGAGTCGAGCGTACGCCGGAGATCGTGATGCGCGGCTTTGCCGCCGCGGGAGCGGAGAACGGCTTCCTGGTCGAGGCGCGCAACGTCATCCTGAAGACGCTGGACGAGTCCAGTGAGGAAGAGAAGGGCGACTACGGCGTCATCAAGGAAAAGATCCGCGCCGACCTCAAGCGCTACATCGTCAAGAACACGCAGCGCCGCCCCCTGATCATGCCGGTGATCCTGGAGATCTAG
- a CDS encoding undecaprenyl-diphosphate phosphatase yields MNDYVLSIILGVIEGLTEFLPVSSTAHLRIAEALMHISLKDGYWKMFTIVIQLGAILCLPFYFRSRIAKFLSNFPRGERGDRNALTHPVGLTMIAFVFTAGPALLMTKIIGKHLESLFVMGMSLVVGGVVMWVVDNAYGALDNRGADFLAFNKPTSRVEDMTLPQAVWIGICQIFSAVFPGTSRSMSTIAAGQLTGMNRPAALEFSFFLSIPTMVAATLYDLYKSLRHGGANPLGSLGIDQHGWVLLGIGFVVSFVVAYGVVAWFMNWVRTRGFVPFAVYRLIVGAAVLVWALRG; encoded by the coding sequence TTGAACGACTACGTCCTATCCATAATCCTGGGTGTCATCGAAGGCCTAACCGAATTTCTTCCCGTCAGTTCGACGGCGCACCTGCGCATCGCCGAGGCGCTGATGCACATCAGCCTCAAGGACGGCTACTGGAAGATGTTCACCATCGTCATCCAGCTCGGCGCCATTCTGTGCCTGCCGTTTTATTTCCGCTCCCGCATTGCCAAGTTTCTCTCCAATTTCCCGCGAGGCGAGCGCGGCGACCGCAACGCGCTGACCCACCCGGTCGGGCTGACCATGATCGCCTTCGTCTTCACCGCGGGGCCCGCGCTGCTGATGACCAAGATCATCGGCAAGCACCTCGAGAGCCTGTTTGTGATGGGCATGTCCCTGGTGGTCGGCGGAGTGGTGATGTGGGTGGTGGACAACGCCTACGGAGCGCTCGACAACCGCGGCGCCGACTTCCTCGCCTTCAACAAGCCGACCAGCCGCGTCGAGGACATGACCCTGCCGCAGGCCGTCTGGATCGGCATCTGCCAGATCTTCTCCGCCGTCTTCCCCGGCACTTCGCGCTCCATGTCCACCATAGCCGCGGGACAGTTGACGGGAATGAACCGGCCCGCGGCGTTGGAGTTCTCCTTCTTCCTCTCCATTCCGACCATGGTAGCGGCCACGCTCTATGACCTGTATAAATCGCTCCGGCATGGCGGCGCCAACCCGCTGGGTTCCCTGGGGATAGACCAACACGGATGGGTGTTGCTGGGCATCGGCTTCGTGGTTTCGTTCGTGGTCGCCTACGGTGTGGTCGCCTGGTTTATGAACTGGGTACGCACCCGCGGGTTCGTGCCGTTCGCGGTGTATCGCCTGATCGTCGGCGCAGCCGTCCTGGTCTGGGCCCTGCGCGGATAA
- a CDS encoding 2,3,4,5-tetrahydropyridine-2,6-dicarboxylate N-succinyltransferase, with translation MGNLQTEIERLFALGAGARGDTDARRVFGDLRMALTHGTVRAAEKKDGQWRVNAWVKQGILLGFLLGELAEMGDPKSLTFVDKDTFPARRFRVKDGIRVVPGGSSARLGAYIAPTVVCMPPMFINVGAYVDEATMIDSHALVGSCAQVGRQVHISAAAQIGGVLEPVNAAPVIIEDQVLVGGNCGVYEGTLVRARAVLGAGVILTRSTPVYDLVRGEIYRATDTQPLEIPEGAVVVPGARAVQKGKAVEWGLSVYTPVIVKYRDEKTDRGISLEELLR, from the coding sequence ATGGGAAATCTCCAGACCGAGATCGAGCGGCTGTTCGCGCTCGGGGCCGGCGCCCGCGGCGACACCGACGCACGCCGCGTCTTTGGCGACCTCCGCATGGCGCTGACGCACGGCACAGTCCGCGCGGCGGAGAAAAAAGACGGCCAGTGGCGGGTGAACGCCTGGGTGAAGCAGGGCATCCTGCTCGGATTTCTCCTGGGCGAACTGGCCGAGATGGGCGACCCCAAGTCCCTGACGTTCGTGGACAAGGACACCTTCCCCGCCCGCCGCTTCCGGGTCAAGGACGGCATTCGCGTGGTGCCTGGAGGCTCGTCGGCGCGGCTCGGGGCCTACATCGCCCCCACCGTGGTGTGCATGCCCCCGATGTTCATCAACGTGGGCGCTTACGTGGACGAAGCCACCATGATCGACTCGCACGCGCTGGTCGGGTCCTGCGCCCAGGTCGGCCGCCAGGTGCACATCAGCGCGGCGGCGCAGATCGGCGGCGTGCTGGAGCCGGTGAACGCCGCGCCCGTCATCATCGAGGACCAGGTGCTGGTGGGAGGCAATTGCGGCGTCTACGAGGGCACGCTGGTGCGCGCGCGCGCCGTGCTGGGCGCAGGCGTGATCCTGACCCGTTCCACTCCGGTTTACGATCTGGTTCGCGGGGAGATCTATCGCGCCACCGATACCCAGCCGCTCGAGATCCCCGAAGGCGCCGTGGTGGTGCCCGGCGCACGCGCCGTGCAGAAGGGCAAGGCCGTCGAGTGGGGACTCTCGGTCTACACGCCGGTCATCGTGAAGTATCGTGACGAGAAGACGGATCGCGGCATCTCGCTCGAAGAGCTGCTCCGGTGA